CGAGGCAATTTCCGGCCGCTATGACCAAGCGGGCGTTGCTGCCGCAGCAGTCGAGCTCCTGTGGGTATCAGCGGACACCTTCGACGAAATAGAAGACGACGACACCGATGTCTGGTGGAGGAAGTGGGGCAGTCCTGTAGCTGTGAACCTCGCGGCCGGATTGATGGTGCTCAGTCAGCAGGCTGCGTTACGTCTGGAACAAAGTTTGGGACGTCACGTCGCTCGGTCCGCCCTCCAAGCTATCAACCATTTCATGTTGCGTTCGCTCGCAGGGCAGCACAAGGACCTTACTTTTGAACGGCAGGATCGGGTTTCCCAGCAGCGGTACCTTGCGATGGTGAGGGAAAAGTCAGCCTCCGTGATTGAGTGCTGTTGCTATTTGGGAGCGTTGGCGGCTGCCGCAAGCAAGAAATTTGTGGCCCGATACAGTGCCTTCGGGCGCAATCTGGGCGTGGCCGCCCAAATAAAAAACGACGCCATGGCCTTCCAGTCACCAGCAGAAGCAGCCAGAGACATTGCGAGAAAGAAGAAAACGCTCCCCATCATCTTTGCCTTCGCCCAGGCTAGAGGCGCTGATCGGAGGTTCTTGAAAGAGGCGTATTCTGGGCCGGGCACTCTTTCGACGGATACCATTGAAGGAATCCGCCAGACCGTGCTTCGGCTAGGAGGAGTACACTACTCCCTGGCAGTATCAGAGCTGTACAGGAAGAAGGCACTAGATGCATTGACGCACCCCAGCCTAGCAGGACATAATAAGGAGAATCTCATAGCTCTCGCGGACCTCCCATGAAGGTCGCGCTGACAACTCGGCAGAGTTCTTCCTTCACCTCTTGGGTAGGGGTTCGCGTCCTTTTTGCCGCACCTTTGCTTGCCTCTTTCGTCTTAGCAACCACCTTCTTCGTCGCTTCTGGCAATCGGTCATACATAGGTGTGGACCTGATAAGGCAAGGTGAGGTTTGGGTAGTGAGCCGAATCGACAGCGCGGGCCTAGCGAAGAACGCCGGCATTGAGCTGGGTGATATCGCCGTGCCAATCAAATACAGCTTAATGGAGGAACCAGTTAGCAAAGGAAGCATCATCAGGTCCCGCATGATTCAACAACTCCAGTGGGTTGACGCAGAGGGCAGGCTCAAGTCT
This window of the Chloroflexota bacterium genome carries:
- a CDS encoding polyprenyl synthetase family protein translates to EAISGRYDQAGVAAAAVELLWVSADTFDEIEDDDTDVWWRKWGSPVAVNLAAGLMVLSQQAALRLEQSLGRHVARSALQAINHFMLRSLAGQHKDLTFERQDRVSQQRYLAMVREKSASVIECCCYLGALAAAASKKFVARYSAFGRNLGVAAQIKNDAMAFQSPAEAARDIARKKKTLPIIFAFAQARGADRRFLKEAYSGPGTLSTDTIEGIRQTVLRLGGVHYSLAVSELYRKKALDALTHPSLAGHNKENLIALADLP